From the genome of Thermococcus chitonophagus, one region includes:
- a CDS encoding ATP-binding protein — MREELAKILVEWQESWTPELIERDFDFSLIPKRPRKVITFAGCRRVGKTYLMFQLINELSRVVPRERIFYINFEDERLEKNIGTLTDLIPTIEELYGKEEELYLFLDEIQNIPNWDSWVRRVYDSRKDIRLFLSGSSSKLSSREIPTSLRGRALTFEVFPLNFGEFLRFKGFDIPEKIEFSSKKPILLNLLREYVLYGGFPEVVLAENVRIKRLIVRDYFNTIIALDVVERYSIRNPEDLRAFIRLLLNSEYTSLGKAVKALKSSGYSISKSTLSNYLRYLEEVYFVFPLEVYSPNRMKYPKKVYFVDTSFLTFLSVRFSGNFGRLMENAVFIELRRRGEEINYASGDNWEVDFVLPEKETLIQVSYDVTSPETFEREVRALKKASAELGFRNAKLITWDRDGRIEKGGVEIELIPLWKFLLEYYLSERKAPLIS, encoded by the coding sequence ATGAGGGAAGAACTCGCAAAGATCTTGGTGGAGTGGCAAGAGAGCTGGACACCAGAGTTAATCGAGAGGGACTTTGACTTCTCTCTCATCCCCAAGAGGCCCAGAAAGGTAATAACTTTCGCTGGTTGTAGGAGGGTCGGAAAGACGTACCTGATGTTCCAGCTTATTAATGAACTTTCAAGGGTAGTTCCTAGGGAGAGGATATTCTACATAAATTTTGAAGATGAAAGGCTGGAGAAAAATATTGGGACTCTAACAGACTTAATCCCCACAATTGAGGAGCTCTATGGCAAGGAGGAGGAGCTGTATCTTTTTCTAGATGAAATCCAGAACATCCCCAACTGGGATTCCTGGGTTAGGAGGGTTTATGACTCGCGAAAGGATATAAGGCTCTTTTTGAGCGGATCCTCATCAAAATTGTCGAGTAGGGAGATTCCGACCTCCCTACGTGGAAGGGCTTTAACGTTTGAGGTGTTCCCTCTGAACTTTGGGGAGTTCCTAAGATTTAAAGGGTTCGATATTCCTGAGAAAATCGAATTCAGCTCAAAGAAGCCAATACTTTTGAACTTACTAAGGGAGTACGTCCTCTACGGAGGCTTTCCCGAAGTTGTCTTGGCTGAGAATGTTAGGATCAAGCGATTAATCGTTCGGGATTATTTCAACACGATAATAGCCTTGGACGTTGTGGAAAGGTACTCCATAAGGAACCCAGAGGACCTTAGAGCGTTCATTAGGCTCCTCCTGAATTCCGAATATACAAGCCTTGGCAAAGCTGTTAAGGCTTTAAAGAGCAGTGGATACTCGATTTCAAAGTCGACACTCTCCAATTACCTCAGATACCTTGAAGAAGTATATTTCGTGTTTCCACTCGAAGTGTACTCTCCAAACAGGATGAAGTATCCTAAAAAGGTCTATTTTGTAGATACATCCTTCTTGACCTTCCTAAGCGTAAGGTTCAGCGGGAACTTTGGTAGGTTGATGGAGAATGCTGTTTTCATTGAGCTCAGGAGGAGAGGGGAGGAAATAAACTACGCCTCGGGAGATAACTGGGAGGTTGACTTCGTGCTACCGGAAAAGGAAACTCTCATTCAGGTCAGCTACGATGTAACCAGTCCAGAAACTTTTGAACGGGAGGTGAGGGCATTAAAGAAGGCATCTGCGGAGCTCGGATTCAGAAATGCAAAGCTCATAACTTGGGATAGGGATGGGAGGATAGAGAAAGGAGGCGTTGAGATCGAGCTTATCCCCCTCTGGAAGTTCCTGCTTGAATATTATCTTTCAGAAAGAAAAGCTCCTTTGATTTCATAA
- the fdhF gene encoding formate dehydrogenase subunit alpha, with product MFIGGSVIKVVCPYCGFGCNLLINPKTLKVTPYKGEPNRGKLCPKGLHALEFVLSKDRLKYPLKRVGDDFVRIGWNEAIREISSKLLEIRENYGPDAIAFIASSKVSNEENYLLQKIARLFGTNNIDNCARLCHEASVHALKMTLGTGAQTNPYSDLENVRAILIWGYNPAETHPVVMDYILKAKKKGAKIIVVDVRGTTTMRLADYKIIIKPGTDITLANAIMNVIISEDLYDKDFVKTRTTGFSEVKMGVKKYTPEYAEKVTGVDSRLIREVARIFAKAGSGAIMWGMGLTQHVSGVENVLAVIDIALLLGYIGDKGGLYPMRGQNNVQGAAYMGALSEFLPGYIPLNDENFRKRVARLWGVEDLPTERGLYLTELWDAILEGEVKALYIVGENPAVSEANVLKVRKALTKLDLLVVQDIFLTRTARFAHYVLPAAAFCEKEGSYMNSERRIQWSSKVCDPPGEVKPDWVILSELGKALGLPGFNYSRVEEITEEYFKMFPELEGRSAEELKNSEGIIIPYRRLHTIQFSTPDGKARMYAVEQIMPWETPNGEYPLILTTVRVISHYNTGEMTLRSPSLVRLMSEPVVYISREDAKKYGIRDGDLVKVETRRGSLILKAKIANVKEGVIVVPFHFDANVLTNDALNKAGTPELKFSAARIVKL from the coding sequence ATGTTTATTGGTGGTAGCGTGATAAAGGTGGTTTGTCCTTACTGTGGCTTTGGCTGTAACCTCCTCATCAATCCTAAAACCCTAAAGGTAACTCCCTACAAGGGAGAGCCCAATAGAGGGAAGCTCTGCCCGAAGGGACTGCATGCTCTGGAGTTCGTACTCTCCAAGGACAGGCTCAAGTATCCCTTAAAGAGAGTGGGTGATGACTTCGTTAGAATAGGCTGGAATGAGGCCATAAGGGAGATTTCATCGAAGCTCCTCGAGATAAGGGAGAATTACGGCCCGGATGCCATTGCATTTATCGCTTCTTCGAAGGTGTCAAATGAGGAAAACTACCTCCTCCAAAAGATCGCTAGGCTTTTTGGAACGAACAACATCGATAACTGTGCCCGTTTGTGCCATGAAGCCAGTGTTCACGCTTTGAAAATGACGCTTGGAACCGGAGCCCAAACCAATCCCTACTCCGACCTGGAGAACGTTAGGGCCATACTCATTTGGGGCTACAATCCGGCCGAAACCCACCCCGTCGTCATGGACTACATCCTGAAGGCGAAGAAGAAGGGGGCGAAGATAATAGTTGTCGACGTGAGGGGAACCACGACCATGAGGCTCGCGGACTACAAGATTATCATCAAGCCCGGAACGGACATAACACTTGCAAATGCAATAATGAACGTCATAATATCTGAGGACCTGTACGACAAGGACTTCGTTAAGACGAGAACTACCGGGTTCTCGGAGGTCAAGATGGGTGTTAAGAAGTATACCCCTGAGTACGCGGAGAAGGTTACTGGTGTTGATTCCAGGCTAATAAGGGAGGTGGCAAGGATCTTTGCAAAGGCTGGAAGTGGGGCAATAATGTGGGGCATGGGCCTAACGCAGCACGTTTCTGGGGTGGAGAACGTTCTCGCAGTAATAGACATAGCCCTCCTCCTGGGATATATAGGGGACAAAGGCGGCCTTTACCCAATGAGGGGCCAGAACAACGTTCAGGGAGCCGCTTATATGGGGGCCCTGAGTGAATTCCTCCCGGGGTACATACCCTTAAACGATGAGAATTTCAGGAAGAGGGTTGCTAGGCTTTGGGGGGTTGAAGACCTCCCAACGGAGAGGGGGCTCTACCTGACAGAGCTCTGGGATGCCATACTTGAAGGCGAAGTTAAGGCCCTCTACATAGTTGGAGAGAATCCGGCCGTGAGCGAGGCCAACGTCTTAAAGGTCAGGAAAGCCCTAACGAAGCTTGACCTACTTGTAGTTCAGGACATATTCCTCACGAGAACAGCTAGATTTGCCCACTACGTTCTTCCAGCAGCAGCTTTCTGCGAGAAGGAAGGGAGCTACATGAACAGTGAAAGGAGGATTCAGTGGAGCTCTAAGGTTTGCGATCCCCCAGGGGAAGTAAAGCCTGACTGGGTAATCCTGAGCGAGCTTGGCAAAGCCCTAGGATTGCCGGGCTTCAACTACTCAAGAGTCGAGGAGATAACGGAGGAGTACTTCAAGATGTTTCCAGAGCTTGAGGGAAGAAGTGCTGAAGAGTTAAAGAACTCAGAGGGGATAATAATTCCTTACAGGAGGTTACACACAATCCAGTTCTCAACGCCAGATGGCAAAGCGAGGATGTACGCTGTGGAACAGATAATGCCCTGGGAAACTCCCAACGGAGAGTATCCGCTGATATTGACTACGGTCAGGGTGATAAGCCACTACAACACTGGAGAGATGACACTGAGAAGTCCATCCCTCGTGAGACTGATGAGCGAGCCCGTGGTTTACATAAGCAGAGAAGATGCCAAGAAATACGGAATAAGGGATGGAGATCTAGTTAAGGTTGAAACCAGGAGGGGTAGCTTAATCCTGAAGGCGAAGATAGCCAACGTGAAGGAAGGTGTAATAGTGGTTCCCTTTCACTTCGATGCAAATGTTCTGACTAACGATGCATTAAATAAGGCCGGAACTCCGGAATTGAAGTTTTCGGCTGCAAGGATAGTTAAGCTTTAA
- a CDS encoding ATP-binding protein: MFFDRERELKELMNLITYEPNMIIFVYGPINSGKTTLMDEFIGRLSDKYVAFSINLRGRFIPTYEEFINVMFSIKKESMAEIISEIIKSGLAYRGIPVPESILRKLLKYEEDPFVFLEGYFNSLKEKGKIPILILDELQVIGDLKVDGPFIYSLFNFFIRLTKELHLAHVFVITSDSLFLEKIYGEAMLYGRADYFLVDDLDKTTTLKFLKELGLEDEEAEFVWSYFGGKPVYLIEAVKHRERLKEWCEKQLRIRTQMINSIIDMPGIADVLREFLSKESIPFDGKISEPVRELVRKNVLFVDPPNGVIRPQGRLELLAIRNALKRNTDLES, translated from the coding sequence ATGTTCTTCGACAGGGAGAGGGAGCTTAAGGAGCTTATGAATTTGATCACATATGAGCCAAACATGATAATTTTTGTCTATGGACCAATAAATTCCGGAAAAACTACACTGATGGATGAATTTATTGGCAGACTTTCTGATAAGTATGTAGCCTTTTCTATAAACCTAAGGGGGAGGTTCATCCCAACATATGAAGAGTTTATAAATGTCATGTTTAGCATTAAAAAGGAATCCATGGCCGAGATAATATCCGAGATCATAAAAAGTGGTTTGGCTTATAGAGGCATTCCTGTACCGGAGAGCATCCTGAGAAAGCTTCTCAAATACGAGGAAGATCCCTTTGTGTTCCTCGAAGGTTACTTCAATAGCCTAAAAGAAAAAGGTAAAATTCCAATTTTAATTCTCGATGAATTACAAGTTATTGGAGATTTGAAAGTTGATGGGCCCTTTATCTACAGCCTCTTTAACTTCTTCATAAGGCTAACGAAGGAGTTGCATTTGGCCCACGTATTCGTAATAACATCCGACAGCCTGTTCCTTGAGAAGATATATGGAGAGGCAATGCTCTACGGAAGAGCTGACTACTTCCTAGTCGATGATCTAGATAAAACCACTACACTCAAGTTTCTGAAAGAATTGGGACTTGAAGATGAGGAAGCAGAGTTCGTTTGGAGCTATTTTGGAGGCAAGCCAGTTTACCTCATTGAAGCAGTTAAACACAGAGAGAGATTGAAGGAATGGTGCGAGAAGCAACTTAGGATTAGAACCCAGATGATAAACAGTATTATAGATATGCCAGGCATTGCTGATGTCCTGAGGGAGTTCTTAAGTAAAGAATCCATCCCATTTGACGGCAAAATATCAGAGCCGGTAAGAGAGCTTGTGAGGAAGAACGTTCTGTTTGTTGATCCGCCAAACGGAGTAATAAGACCCCAGGGGAGGTTGGAGTTGTTAGCCATTAGAAACGCTTTAAAAAGGAACACTGACCTTGAATCATGA
- a CDS encoding ABC transporter permease codes for MRRIILALPAFAFLLTFFYLPLLSIIGLGFDPKAIFQILSDSYHKRVISFTFAQALASTLLTLAIGLPGAYIFGKYDFPGKRVLKAVMTIPFVMPSVMVALGFILLFGKGGPFGELNILYSWKAIVLAHAFYNFPVVVRMVSALIERVNPSYEEVAMTLGARGFTLFRKVTLPLIMPGILASALLTFTFSFMSFSIPLILGGYRYATLEVDIFTSAIIMLDFKTASSLALLQILLSLVFMYLYLKALQLYAKREEQKVMRKPERITLRTALWVVPYFLLVSILILGPLIAVVYDSLFYTGSFSLEMYRRAFSQEYNPMFGTTVLRTIANSIFFGVLTVVISTLIALPLSYSLVKWRFKGKVIADALATLPLASSPVILGLGYLLIFRRTPLYGSWVIVALAHSIVAYPFVLRAVSSALVKIKQNLYEAALTLGANEERAFLKVELPLASKGIIVGAIFAFAMSIAELATTYMLARPEYTTLTLAIYKFISSRQFGPALALAVVLMAISGVSFALIERMGEEVW; via the coding sequence ATGAGAAGGATTATCCTAGCACTTCCGGCCTTTGCGTTCCTGCTTACCTTCTTCTACCTCCCTCTGCTCTCGATCATAGGTTTGGGCTTTGATCCCAAGGCTATATTTCAAATTCTCTCAGATTCTTACCATAAGAGGGTGATATCCTTCACATTCGCCCAAGCCCTAGCATCAACTCTTCTGACCCTCGCCATAGGTCTTCCTGGGGCCTACATCTTTGGGAAGTACGACTTTCCTGGGAAGAGAGTCCTGAAAGCGGTAATGACGATTCCTTTCGTGATGCCCAGCGTAATGGTGGCCCTGGGTTTTATACTCCTATTTGGGAAGGGTGGGCCTTTTGGGGAATTAAACATCCTGTACTCCTGGAAGGCCATAGTTCTCGCCCACGCGTTCTACAACTTTCCAGTGGTAGTTAGGATGGTTTCAGCTCTAATAGAGAGAGTGAACCCAAGTTATGAAGAGGTCGCAATGACTCTCGGAGCTAGAGGCTTCACGCTATTCAGGAAGGTAACTCTGCCCCTTATCATGCCCGGGATACTTGCCTCAGCCCTTCTAACCTTCACATTCTCCTTTATGAGCTTCTCAATTCCCCTGATCCTCGGAGGCTACAGGTACGCTACGCTAGAAGTCGACATATTCACATCTGCAATAATAATGCTCGACTTCAAGACGGCTTCTTCCTTAGCTTTACTTCAAATACTGCTGAGCTTAGTGTTCATGTACCTCTACCTCAAGGCCCTACAGCTCTACGCTAAGAGGGAGGAGCAGAAGGTCATGAGAAAGCCGGAGAGAATAACCTTAAGAACGGCCCTGTGGGTTGTTCCCTACTTCTTGCTGGTGTCTATTCTCATCCTCGGACCACTTATTGCAGTGGTTTATGATTCCCTCTTCTATACCGGAAGCTTCAGCCTGGAGATGTATAGGAGAGCCTTCTCCCAAGAGTACAACCCAATGTTCGGGACTACTGTGCTCAGAACTATAGCGAATTCAATCTTCTTCGGAGTTTTAACTGTAGTGATATCAACTTTGATTGCATTACCTTTGAGCTACTCCCTCGTTAAATGGAGATTCAAAGGCAAAGTCATCGCGGATGCACTTGCTACCCTGCCTCTAGCCAGCTCTCCGGTGATACTTGGTCTGGGATACCTCCTAATCTTCAGGAGAACCCCGCTTTACGGAAGCTGGGTGATAGTGGCCTTGGCTCACTCAATAGTTGCTTATCCCTTCGTCCTGAGGGCCGTGAGCTCAGCCCTCGTCAAGATAAAGCAGAACCTGTACGAAGCTGCTCTAACCCTGGGGGCTAATGAGGAGAGGGCATTCCTTAAGGTAGAGTTGCCCTTAGCATCAAAAGGAATAATAGTCGGAGCCATCTTCGCCTTTGCAATGAGCATAGCCGAGCTCGCAACGACGTACATGCTCGCTAGACCAGAATACACGACCCTCACGTTGGCAATATACAAGTTCATTTCCTCAAGGCAGTTCGGCCCTGCATTAGCCCTAGCCGTTGTTCTCATGGCAATTTCCGGCGTTAGCTTCGCCCTCATAGAGAGGATGGGGGAGGAGGTATGGTGA
- a CDS encoding ABC transporter ATP-binding protein has translation MVSIELRDVIKRYDEFTLSVNLKVRDGELMTLLGPSGCGKTTTLRIIAGLERPDSGRVLFDENDVTEKKPYERNIGMVFQDYALFPHLTVFKNVAFGLEMRKLPRNEIEKRVRWALKLVGLEGFENRYPEQLSGGQQQRVALARALVIEPDVLLLDEPLSNLDAKVRERLRGEIRRIQRNLGITTVYVTHDQEEAMAISDRIAVMNLGRIEQVNEPLELYMRPKTEFVAKFLGTGNILELYAENGKACLGELCFKTPKDGKVKVFFRPESVEMGDGVEAEVVDYELLPGRVRIKLRIHGVEIIAEEKLSRFDPKKKKVRIRVENYVILP, from the coding sequence ATGGTGAGCATTGAGTTAAGGGATGTAATTAAGAGGTACGATGAATTCACGCTAAGCGTTAACTTAAAGGTTAGGGACGGGGAGCTGATGACCCTTCTAGGGCCAAGCGGGTGCGGAAAGACCACAACCCTCAGAATCATCGCTGGGCTTGAAAGGCCAGATTCTGGAAGAGTTCTCTTCGATGAAAATGATGTAACCGAGAAGAAACCGTACGAGAGGAACATAGGGATGGTGTTTCAGGACTACGCCCTCTTTCCTCACCTAACAGTGTTCAAGAACGTAGCATTTGGACTGGAGATGAGGAAGCTCCCCAGGAACGAGATAGAGAAGAGGGTGAGGTGGGCCCTCAAGCTCGTCGGCCTCGAAGGGTTCGAGAACAGGTATCCAGAGCAGCTCTCTGGGGGACAGCAGCAGAGGGTGGCCTTGGCCAGGGCCTTGGTTATAGAGCCGGACGTTTTATTGCTTGACGAGCCGTTGAGCAACCTAGATGCCAAGGTGAGGGAGAGGCTTAGGGGGGAGATAAGGAGGATTCAGAGGAATCTAGGGATAACAACCGTGTACGTCACCCACGACCAAGAGGAGGCCATGGCAATAAGCGACAGAATAGCAGTGATGAACCTTGGGAGGATAGAGCAGGTGAATGAACCTTTAGAGCTCTACATGAGGCCAAAGACGGAGTTTGTAGCCAAGTTCCTGGGGACTGGGAACATTCTGGAGCTGTACGCGGAGAACGGAAAGGCCTGTTTAGGCGAGCTCTGCTTCAAAACTCCAAAAGATGGAAAGGTAAAGGTATTCTTCAGGCCAGAAAGCGTTGAAATGGGTGATGGTGTTGAAGCTGAAGTTGTTGACTACGAGCTACTCCCCGGGAGGGTGAGAATTAAACTTAGGATTCATGGGGTCGAGATTATAGCCGAAGAGAAGCTCTCTAGGTTCGATCCCAAGAAAAAGAAGGTTAGGATAAGGGTAGAAAACTACGTCATCCTTCCTTAA
- a CDS encoding thiamine ABC transporter substrate-binding protein, with protein sequence MKKVGAIALILLMFLGLGCISSQEQQTPRTLTVYAYDSLEYWLKEVIPEFEKEYNVKVNLVLVGSTGELVNRLILEKDNPQADVVVGIDNTFMAKAIKAGVLEKFRPKNFDVIRKDILEYFPADDYLTPFDYGFLAFNYRTDMIDEPPKSLDDLIKPEWKGKIIIEDPRTSSPGLAFMLWTIAVYGNSWLEYWARLRDNVQIVKGWSAAWEAFSKGEYPVVLSYATSPAAVVYYDNKTNVKAVQFRRGNFIQVEGAGIVKGTKNRDLAEKFIEFLISEKAQEKLPTTQWMYPVNKNVKLPEVYKYALNVTKPISLDPGLVMENLDKWLKQWTAVVVEGKTPQEAIKEG encoded by the coding sequence ATGAAGAAAGTGGGTGCAATAGCTTTGATCCTGCTAATGTTCCTGGGACTTGGATGCATAAGCTCCCAGGAACAACAAACCCCAAGAACTCTAACGGTTTACGCCTATGATAGCCTTGAATACTGGCTCAAGGAAGTAATTCCCGAGTTTGAGAAGGAGTACAACGTCAAAGTTAACCTTGTCTTGGTGGGAAGTACTGGAGAGTTAGTTAACAGGCTCATCCTTGAGAAGGACAATCCTCAGGCTGACGTTGTGGTTGGAATTGACAACACCTTCATGGCAAAGGCAATAAAAGCTGGGGTCCTTGAGAAGTTTAGGCCAAAGAACTTCGACGTAATAAGGAAAGATATATTGGAGTACTTCCCCGCGGATGACTATTTAACTCCGTTCGACTACGGTTTTCTTGCCTTCAACTACAGGACTGACATGATAGATGAGCCACCGAAGAGCCTAGATGACCTGATAAAGCCTGAGTGGAAGGGCAAGATAATAATTGAAGACCCCAGGACTAGCTCTCCCGGCTTAGCATTTATGCTGTGGACAATCGCAGTTTACGGGAATTCCTGGCTTGAGTATTGGGCAAGGCTCAGGGACAACGTTCAGATAGTTAAGGGCTGGAGTGCCGCTTGGGAGGCCTTCAGCAAGGGTGAGTATCCGGTGGTACTCAGCTATGCCACTTCCCCGGCAGCCGTTGTGTACTACGACAACAAGACGAACGTTAAGGCAGTTCAGTTCAGGAGGGGCAACTTCATCCAGGTGGAGGGTGCTGGAATAGTTAAGGGAACGAAAAACAGGGATCTCGCCGAGAAGTTCATAGAGTTCCTCATAAGTGAGAAGGCCCAGGAAAAGCTACCAACGACCCAGTGGATGTACCCGGTAAACAAGAACGTCAAGCTCCCAGAGGTTTATAAGTACGCTCTCAATGTTACCAAGCCGATCTCCCTCGATCCTGGGCTCGTCATGGAGAACCTTGACAAGTGGCTGAAGCAGTGGACTGCCGTCGTCGTTGAGGGCAAAACTCCCCAAGAGGCAATTAAGGAAGGATGA
- a CDS encoding ATP-binding protein → MIFYPLRPYVKSYKLQEKMGFKPYLVDNGLLKVMGVEDDGRLLENLIFTELIKRGHEPNEDLFYYVTRNGKEVDFLIKGKELIQVTAELHEKNYEREIKGLIEASKELGIKKLIVVTLEQDEILNVRGREVVVISLRKWLLV, encoded by the coding sequence ATGATTTTCTATCCCCTGAGACCCTACGTAAAGTCGTACAAGTTGCAGGAAAAGATGGGTTTTAAGCCCTACCTCGTAGATAATGGGCTACTTAAGGTTATGGGGGTTGAAGATGATGGCAGGCTTCTCGAAAACTTGATCTTTACTGAGCTAATAAAGAGGGGACACGAACCGAATGAAGATCTTTTCTACTATGTAACTAGAAATGGGAAGGAAGTTGATTTTCTCATTAAAGGGAAAGAGCTCATTCAAGTTACGGCAGAGCTTCATGAGAAAAACTATGAAAGAGAAATCAAGGGGCTAATTGAAGCGAGCAAGGAGCTAGGAATCAAAAAGTTGATAGTGGTAACTTTGGAGCAGGATGAGATTTTGAATGTAAGGGGAAGGGAAGTAGTTGTAATAAGCTTGAGGAAATGGCTCTTAGTTTGA
- a CDS encoding ATP-binding protein, with protein sequence MEHLISSGLPKERTVYVDFEDPRLLGVEVKDLLTFLDVYYEMFPENTREECYFFLDEVQNVPGWERFVRFLLERNQRVIVSGSSSKLLSKEIATSLRGRSLSVRVYPFSFREILKA encoded by the coding sequence ATGGAGCACCTAATTTCCAGTGGGCTACCAAAAGAGAGAACTGTTTACGTGGACTTTGAAGATCCTAGGTTGCTCGGCGTGGAGGTCAAAGACCTCTTAACGTTTCTTGATGTTTACTATGAAATGTTCCCGGAGAACACCAGGGAAGAATGTTACTTCTTTCTTGACGAAGTTCAAAATGTTCCTGGCTGGGAAAGATTCGTTAGGTTTCTTCTCGAGAGGAATCAGCGTGTTATAGTTTCTGGTTCTTCCTCAAAGCTTCTCTCAAAGGAAATAGCGACCTCCTTAAGGGGAAGAAGTCTAAGTGTGAGAGTTTATCCGTTCTCCTTCAGGGAAATCCTTAAGGCGTAA
- a CDS encoding formate--phosphoribosylaminoimidazolecarboxamide ligase, with protein MVRIATYASHSALQILKGAKDERFETIAFGKSRVKSLYTKYFPVADYFIEDTYPEEKLIELNAIVIPTGSFVAHLGIELVERMKVPYFGNKKVLRWESDRSLERKWLEKAKLRLPKVYDDPDDIDKPVIVKPHGAKGGKGYFLAKDPQDFWAKAEKFLGIRDKEQLKEVQIQEYVVGIPVYPHYFYSKVRKELELMSIDRRYESNVDAIGRIPAKDQLDLSIDITYTVIGNIPIVLRESLLMDVIEAGERTVKAAEDLMGGLWGPFCLEGVFTPEMEFVVFEISARIVAGTNPFVHGSPYTWLKYDEPMSTGRRIAREIREAIEIGEIEKVVT; from the coding sequence ATGGTGAGGATAGCGACTTACGCATCTCATTCAGCTCTCCAGATCCTGAAAGGAGCCAAGGATGAGAGATTTGAGACTATAGCATTTGGGAAATCTAGGGTTAAATCGTTGTACACTAAATACTTCCCTGTTGCCGACTACTTCATAGAAGACACCTACCCAGAGGAAAAGCTGATCGAGTTAAATGCGATAGTGATTCCAACGGGCTCCTTCGTTGCACACCTCGGAATTGAGCTCGTTGAGAGGATGAAGGTTCCCTACTTCGGCAACAAGAAAGTCCTGAGGTGGGAGAGTGATAGGAGTTTAGAAAGGAAGTGGCTCGAAAAGGCCAAACTAAGACTGCCCAAGGTTTACGATGACCCAGATGATATCGACAAGCCAGTTATAGTAAAGCCCCACGGCGCGAAGGGTGGAAAAGGCTATTTCCTCGCCAAAGATCCCCAGGACTTCTGGGCTAAGGCCGAGAAGTTCCTTGGAATAAGGGATAAGGAGCAACTTAAGGAGGTTCAAATACAGGAGTACGTAGTTGGAATTCCTGTTTACCCCCACTACTTCTACTCCAAGGTTAGGAAGGAGCTAGAGCTCATGAGCATAGACAGGAGGTACGAGAGCAACGTTGATGCCATAGGTAGGATCCCAGCCAAAGACCAGCTCGACCTTAGCATTGACATAACGTACACCGTCATAGGCAACATCCCAATAGTCCTAAGAGAGAGCCTGCTCATGGACGTCATCGAGGCCGGGGAGAGAACAGTTAAAGCTGCTGAGGACCTAATGGGCGGACTGTGGGGCCCGTTCTGCCTTGAGGGAGTTTTCACTCCAGAGATGGAGTTCGTCGTATTTGAGATATCGGCTAGAATAGTTGCCGGAACTAATCCCTTTGTGCACGGCTCCCCGTACACATGGCTTAAATACGATGAACCGATGAGCACCGGGAGAAGGATAGCGAGGGAAATTAGAGAAGCTATTGAAATTGGGGAGATTGAGAAGGTAGTAACTTAA
- the guaA gene encoding glutamine-hydrolyzing GMP synthase: MWEKFIEEKVREIRETVGDAKAIIALSGGVDSSTAAVLAHKAIGDRLHAVFVNTGFLRKGEPEFVVKTFRDEFGMNLHYIDAQDRFFEALKGVTDPEEKRKIIGRVFIEVFEEVAKEIGAEYLIQGTIAPDWIESQGKIKSHHNVGGLPERLNLKLIEPLRDLYKDEVRQLAKELGLPEKIYNRMPFPGPGLAVRVIGEVTPEKIAIVREANAIVEEEVEKAGLRPWQAFAVLLGVKTVGVQGDIRAYKETIAVRIVESLDGMTANAMNVPWEVLQRIAFRITSEIPQVGRVLYDITNKPPATIEFE, from the coding sequence ATGTGGGAGAAGTTCATAGAGGAGAAGGTTAGGGAGATCAGGGAAACCGTTGGGGATGCTAAGGCGATAATAGCCCTCTCGGGTGGGGTTGATAGCTCAACTGCCGCAGTTCTAGCTCACAAGGCCATTGGAGATAGACTGCATGCGGTCTTCGTCAACACGGGCTTCCTGAGAAAGGGGGAGCCGGAGTTCGTCGTCAAAACTTTCAGGGACGAGTTCGGTATGAACCTCCACTACATTGACGCCCAGGACAGGTTCTTTGAGGCACTGAAGGGAGTTACAGACCCAGAGGAGAAGAGAAAGATAATCGGTCGCGTCTTCATAGAGGTATTCGAGGAAGTCGCCAAGGAGATAGGGGCCGAGTACCTAATTCAGGGAACGATCGCCCCGGACTGGATAGAGAGCCAAGGGAAGATAAAGAGCCACCACAACGTTGGAGGCTTGCCGGAGAGGCTCAACCTCAAGCTAATCGAGCCCTTAAGGGATCTCTACAAGGACGAGGTTAGGCAACTTGCCAAAGAATTGGGCCTTCCTGAAAAGATCTACAACAGGATGCCCTTCCCTGGGCCCGGCCTTGCTGTGAGGGTCATAGGGGAGGTGACTCCAGAGAAGATAGCGATCGTCAGGGAGGCGAATGCCATAGTAGAGGAGGAAGTTGAGAAAGCTGGATTGAGACCATGGCAGGCCTTTGCAGTTCTGTTGGGAGTTAAGACCGTAGGAGTTCAAGGTGATATAAGGGCGTACAAGGAGACGATTGCCGTTAGAATAGTTGAAAGCTTGGACGGAATGACGGCCAATGCAATGAACGTCCCCTGGGAAGTCCTGCAGAGGATAGCCTTCAGGATAACCAGCGAGATTCCTCAAGTTGGAAGGGTTCTGTATGATATAACCAACAAGCCACCTGCAACGATAGAGTTCGAGTGA